The region CAGTCGGACGAACTCTTTCCGTTTTCCTGGTTGAACCCAGCGTTTCGGTCCCCCCATGATTAGCGGTACGCGATACACCTCATCGTAGAGCGTTCCAGCTTTTTCGAAGTGCTTGTGTGAACCCATCGCGTCGCCATGGTCGGTTGAGAAAACCACAATAGTATTGTCACTTAGGCCGCTTTCCTCCAGGCCCTCCATTAGCTTTCCGAAGCACGCATCGACGTAAGAAATAACACCGTAGTACTTGGCCACCACTTTCGACCACCATTCCCAGTCGTATTCTTCGAGGTGCCATTCTTGGTGTTTACGCAGGTGACTCATTGGTTTGCCTTCGAATGTTTCCTCGAAATTAGGCCATGGAGGAATTGATTTTGGATCTACCAGAGAAGCGAACGGTTCCGGAGGCGTGCATTCGAAATGCGGTTCAACCACGTCAATTCTAAGGAAAAATGGGTTGGCTTCTACGGCACGATCATTAATCATTTCCAGGCCACGCGTTACAGCCTCAGCTGGGAAAAGCTTCTGTGCGTCAGTGGTAGCGGTGGCTGCGACAGGTACTGATCCACCAGGGAAATCGATAGCTATTTCTGACCCTGGGACTCTATCACCACGACTACCCCACCGATCTTCGTAACGGTCGAATCCGTATTCAGTCGGGGGGAGTGTTTCATGAACGTGCCATTTACCAATGTAATCAGTTCGGTATCCAGCTCCTTTGAGTACATCAGCAAACGTCTCTGTTTGGGGGTCTAAACCCCGTGAGAACGCAGGATCAATATGGGTGTTTAAAAGGACACCGTGATTATGTGAGTAATTCCCAGTCATGAGGGATGCGCGTGAAGGCGAGCAGGCAGGTGACGTAGTGAACGCATTGTCGAAAAGCATTCCGTTAGCAGCAAAGCGATCAAGATTAGGTGTGGGACAGATGGTATTTCCGTAACATCCGAGCGCGTCAGCTCGCAATTGGTCCGTTAAAAATAAAACTATATTTGGTTGGTCAGCCATGTGTAGCATTGTACAGCTCTAGCGACCTAAAATGGAAAACGTTGTTTCGATAGCCAAAGAAGCATCAACTAATTACAACGGAACGCTAACGAAACCTAAATTACTGTCGTTTACCCAATTATTCTGTCAGGCCTACAGGAAATACAGTCTCTACCAGAACGGCTTCACAGTTATATTGACGAACGACCTATGGCAAGGGAATCACAACTTTAATTGGGGAGGGTATTCAACAAAAGAACGTGCGTTGAGGCCGTTGACAAATTGCTTGTTGACCGTGATCATGAAAGCCTGTTGAACAAACTACTGCCTAAGTTCCTTAATAGTAATTTTATTCCAGCGCTTATGCTCATCTGCTTAAGCTTGTTTACGGTCATAGCGTTTGTAATCATCCGCGGTATGCCGGAGCGCTTCTCGGAAGCTAGGTGTGCTGGTCATGACCAGGTGGTTGAGGTTGGTACGACCGTTCTCCTCATTGGTAATGGCGAAAAATATAATAGTGGTCGCGTAGATCCAGATGGGGATACCCTTAATTATCAGTGGGACCTNGTACTGAAGCCTAATGGCAGTAACGCTGAGTTGATAAACCCTAATAGTGCCGAAACTAAGTTTGTTGCTGANGTTGTAGGTACCTACACAGTTGCTTTGGAGATCAAGGATTTCAAAGGTTGTTACCCGGGTGAATGGGTCAAAGTTACTAGCAAACCGAAAGGAGCGAGATTGATTCCAGAAAAAAGCGTTAAGCAAGCTGATGCGTTCGGGCCGAACGAACGACCTGTCGCCGAGGCTGGTCCTGCACAGATCGTAATAATGCCTAATGGTATTTACCTTGATGGCAAGGGTTCCTATGATCCTGATGGACACACCCTGACGTATAGCTGGACCTTGAGGCGGCCGGATGGAACTCAGGATTACCTTTCAGAAACTGTAGCTTATAGATTTAGACCAGAAGTAGCAGGAATTTATGAAGCTACCTTAACAGTGTGCGACGGAATCTTATGCGACACCGACTCAGTGATCATTACAACGACGGGCGCTAGCGCAGATTGAAAGTCGTTACTACTATCGAAAACTAGTATGATCTAAGAGAGATGAAACGTCGTAATACACAAGACGGTTGGTTTTCTGCAGCTCTAACCGTCGCTTTTGGCTACACGATCGTCATCCTAGTTGAGGAGGCTGGCGGAAAAATTCCTTTTTTGCTCATCCTGCTGATGTTTCTAGTGCTTTACATCAGCTTTTTTGGCGTGATTACTTACATTCGTAATCGTAGACGGTAGCCCGTAAATTTAGTTCGTATAGAGTTGTACTCACCCTACGGCAACTGATAGTACCGACGGCATTCCCGAACCCAAGAGCGACCACTCCGCCTCTGGGGTGATAGCCCAAACTTCACCCGTGTCCGTACCAATTAGTACACCACCAGGGTGCTCCGGGTCGGGCGTTAGCCCATGGATGTTGGCGCTGGAAGGAGAGTGATCATCGTCACAAAGGGAGATCCATGACTCGCCACCGTCATAGGAACGGAAAAGCATAGCTTTAGCCCCACCTTCTTGAGAGTAGTGCGACCCAGCTCCTGGAGCTGTCGCAACAGTAAGTCCAAAGGGAGGCCGCAGATCAATGCACATTGGTCGGGCATACAAGGGCGTAACTCCTCGCCAAGCAAAATGCCAAGTTTTGCCCCCATCCTCAGAACGATATACACCAGCATTACCCTCTACTAATTCAGCGACGCCATCAAAACGACCGAAGCCTGCAGAGGTATAAATTACGTCAGACGATTTTGGATCCGCATACATCATGTGTACGTCAGGATTATCACCAGGCACAACAAGACTCCAGGTTTTCCCNGCGTCAGAAGTGTGCATGATTCCACCCACCTCGATACCAACCCAGATTCGGCTAGGATCGTTCCGATCTATAACAAGAGCCCTGGCCCTACCAGGCGTTACTGGCGTAGTAGGAAGGCACCAGTCAGCGGCTTCTGGTACTTGTGCAAACGACTCCACCTCAAGCCACGTCTCACCACTATCCGTGCTGCGGTAAAGAGCTGGAGGCTGCGTACAAGCGTACAAGACACCATCACTTGCGGATCTTGTCTGCCAAACCTCCAGGTTATCCAAGCCAGCTAGTTGCCAAGATTCCCCAGCATCATTTGAACGGAATAACCCCTTGCCGGTGCTGGCAAACAAATACCCGTTAGTTTCAACCAAATCCCACACGTCCGTAGCCGCCAGTGTTTGTCGAGTGCTGCCTTTATCGAGTAAGAATACGCCTTCTTTGGTTCCCGCTATAATTTTCATGTAGGACCCCCTCGTTACAAATACAGATTACCGCTTTTTATCACAGTTTGTATGGTTATTTGGAACGGTCCGTAAAGCGCTGAAGCTCGGTGAAGATAGTAGATGATAATTACGTTTGTCTGGCATCTAAACGTAAACTAGGGTTACCGGAAGGTACTATGGTGTCATGAGAGGTGTGAAGTGACATACAAGCCNCCGCCCCCACAATCACTGAGCTCTGTCCCCAAAATTCCTGAGGCCCTCCGTTTACAGCGCCTTCAAGTACCTACAGGGCGCATTAGAATGGTGCTAGATACCGATACCTACAACGAGATTGATGACCAGTTTGCCTTGGTGCACGCCCTTTTATCACCTGACAAGCTTGAAGTTGAGGCTATATACGCGGCCCCATTCTTTAATGAACGCTCAGACGGTCCTGGACATGGGATGGAATTGAGTTACGACGAGATACTGCGCCTCCTTGAGCGGCTGGGTCGTTCCCCTGAGAATTTTGTTTACCGGGGTTCTAACGATTACCTTGGGCCAAATTCAGAGCCATGTGATAGCGAGGCTGTTCGTGATCTTATTGATCGAGCACTAGGCAGCCCAGAGGACGATCCTCTATATGTTGTAGCGATTGGGGCAATTACCAACATTGCTTCGGCTTTATTGTTAGAACCCCGAATTGCTAATCACATTGTCGTTGTGTGGCTCGGTGGACACGCTCTCAATTGGCCCCACACCAAAGAGTTCAATCTATATCAAGATGTACCAGCTGCTAGGACCGTGTTTGATAGTGAAGTGCCACTGGTATTAGTACCCTGTTTTGGTGTTACAACTCATCTCACCACGACATTAACGGAGATAGAACGGTATGTAGAGCCCTTTGGTGAAATAGGAGCCTTCCTAGCTTCCCGATTTAGAGAGACTCGAGATGATCACATGGGATACTCGAGAGTACTGTGGGATATGGCCCCAATCGCATACCTATTAAATGAATCATGGGTGTCATCAGAACTTGTCCAGAGTCCNATAGTTACCGACCAGGTGACATGGAGTGTAGACCGCCAACGACACTTGATCCGTAGTGCTAGTTTCGTGTCACGCGATCCTATACTCAGGGACTTCTTCCAAAAACTAAAGAGCTTATCTGTTCCTTGATTATCAAATTATTTAGGCAATCCCAGAGCCCTGGGATTGCCTAAATAATTAACTGCGACTCATTATCTACTCTTCAGTTTCATCAGATTTGTTCGTTTCCGGCGCTGCTTCATCTTTTATGGCAGGTTCGCTACCGTCATCACTTGCTTGAAATTGGAGGCTTTTCGCCATTAGTTCTCTCATTCGTTCAGCCATTGCTGCTGGGTCTGGTAGTAGGTCTTCAACTAATAGTTCAGCATCAAGGAGCTGCTCGAGCATAAGTGGTACTAGGTTGTCGTCACTATTAGTTTCGAGGCGTGCCGATAGTTCTTGAATAAGACCACTAGAACGGTTTAGCTCAAGAATCTTCGGGGCTACCGTGAAATTCTGGTCCATCATGCGTTGCGCTCTTTCGAAGCTACTGGGCAATCCCCCAGCGTTCACCAGGCGGGCTGGGCGTGACACCAGCAGCTTGCTTTCCCGTACCTCCTGCACTCGGCCTTCTAATGCCGCAGTGGCTTTTTCTATTAGCCTTGCGAAGGCGTCGTCTTTAGGGGCTTCTGGCTCTTTCGAATCTTCTTCTGATTCCTCATCCGTCTTAGTCAGAGTCAGCTCGGGATCATCAACACTCTTCAGAGGTTTTTCCTGGTAGTCGGGTAAGCTCATGGCTAGGAAACTGTCGACTGTGTCAGTGAAAAGTAACACTTCGAAGTCCTGTGCTTCGAACGGTTCTAAGTGCGCACTACGGCGTAGAACTTCGAGGTTGTCACCAAGGGCATAATATATGGCGTCTTGATCTTCTCCCATCCGGTTTGTGTACTCAGCCAGCGAAGTTGTTGTTTCGCCCTGGGTAGAGGGGAACCGGAGGAGCTCCACGAACTTATCTTTGTTCGTTGGGTCCGTAGCTACTGCTTCTTTAAGGAAAACACCAAATTCATCCCAGAAGGTACCAAAGCCTTTTTCGTCCTCTTCTGCCAGTGTGGTTAACTCTCTTGCTATGCGTGAAACTAGGGTTGATTGAATGCGGGCTAAAATTGGTGAAGCCTGAACCATTTCGCGTGAAACGTTAAGAGGTAGGTCTTCGGAATCGACAACTCCCTCGATAAACCTAAGGTATGGGGGTAGGAGTGCTTTGCTTCCTTCTTCAATCAATACATTCCGGGCATAGAGCNTCAAACCCCAATCTTCTTGGCTCTGCATCAACCTATGGTTGCGTTTGGAGGGAATGAATAGGAGAGCATGGAACTGTATTGGCGCTTCGGCACTAAGATGAACAGATTTAAGTGGTTCACCACTGTCGAACGTGAGTTGCTGATAGAAAGTAGTAAGTTTCTCGCTCTCGATAGATCCGGGTCTTTCGCGCCAAGGTGCAACACGCTCGTTAGCCTGATCCCACTTATCAGAGGAATCATCTTCATCATCCCCGACTTTCGGTAGGTAAATAGGAAAGGCAAGATAGTTTGAGTGAGCTCGGACTATCTGACGTAACCGTGTGGGTTCCAGAAATTCCTTAGCGTCTTCCTTGAGTTTCAACACTATTTCTGTGCCTCGGCTGTCGATATCGGCAGTTGTTAGTTGATACCCTCCGTCGCCATCTGAATGCCACTTCGCTCCTTCTTCATCAAGTCGGAATGAACGAGAGGTCACTTCGACTTCGTCAGCCACCATGAAGGCGCTGTAAAAACCAACACCGAACTGACCAATTACCTCATTGCCCCCAGTACCTTTACCCTGGTTAAGCTCCTTCATGGCTTCAAGGAAACGACTAGCACCAGAGTGAGCAATAGTTCCTAAGTTCTGTTCCATCTCTACTTGAGTCATGCCTAATCCACTATCACGAATTGTGAGTGTCCCCGCTTCCGAATCTGGTTCGATCCAAATAGCTTGTTCCAGTTCTGGCGACACAACTTGTTTATGGGTGAGGCTTTCTAATTTGAAGCGATGAATAGCATCGGAAGCGTTAGATAGGAGCTCACGCAAAAATATCTCACGCTCTGTGTAAAGAGAGTGAATAAGAATGTCAAGAACCTTTTGAATCTCGGCTTTGAAGGGGGTGCGTTCTGGAACTTCGTTAGACACTTTCTCTCCTTTGCCCTTAGTCAGGACCGGCTATTCAAGCCAGGGCTTTGCGCAGAGTAACTTACTGGTTGATTAGTGCGCAAGAAGCTGCCTGGTAAGGCTCTTAATTGTGCCCTAGAAACACAGAGGATCATTGCGCAGAAGTTTGTATAGCATCGGCAGGCCTATAGTTCAATTTCGGGGTTTTTGCATGCGGTCTGAATTGAGGACCTTTCCGCCAATATTCGTCATAATTTAGTCAGAAGTCGCAGCAAGATCTTCGAGGTAAGTAAGTACACGCTGGTCAATCCAGGAATCAGGAGTCATGCGATTTCTAAGATTGTGAGTAGCCTTCAGTTGGTTCAGAGCAGCGACGGTAGCATCATCTAGGATGCCGGTGACGGATTCATTGTAAATACCTAAGCTTGCTAGTGCATCCTGGACTTTACTTATCGATGTGGTTGTCTGCTCAAGATGCTCATTCGGTGTAGTTGGGTGGTAGAGCAACTCATGCAGATCAAGAAGCCTAGCTAATTCTTGGAATGGCTCACGATGGTCATCCACTCGCAAATCAATGGTTGGTTCAGTGAAGACGTCGAAAGGACTATCCCATGGAGGTCGTACTACCTTTAACGCAGCTGATTGTCGGCCCCTGGCATCCCCCGATACAGAATCCCCAATTGTTAGGGCATTCACTAATCGGCGGGTCAGATTACCCGTTGACTTTTCAAAATTGTCAACCATGGCTGCGCAACCATCCCCAGAGAAAAGCATGTTTCCCTGGGCAGCACAATGCTTACCGAGAGCTCCTCCAGCCCATTCCGTACAGGCGTTACCAGTGAAAGTAGCCGGGGTGCCACTTCGATCGATCATGGCGATTTGGCGGAGATCCTGGTGCGGATCAGCATCCATTAAACGTTCGATAGTAGTTGGGGCACTTGAACCCTCGCGTAAGAGACGGAGGCCTTCAGTTCCATTGTCTGCATTGAGATGNGCCTGAACTACCACCACACCAGCGTCAGGCGAGGTCCAGCAGGTTTGGGCACCTACAGCAAGAAAACGAGAGGCAATCGCTACCCCCCAAGCTGGAACATCAGGGTCATAACCCACGATCGAGAAGGTAGTAACAAGAGGACCAGCGTTAGTGTTATCCATGGTTCCAGGGTACTACGTATTAACAGTAATGAGTAACAATAAAGGTTGTCGGAGTACAGCCGTCCGGGGATCTAGAGGCCTGAGGAGTGCGGTTGGCTAGTCAGCCATTTTCTGAAAGGGTTCTCTCAAGATTGAGTTAGGATGACTTCTGGGGCCAGATGCACAGCGGTGGTACATGTTTGCAGCTACTTTTACCCCAAACCGTGTGGCAATTTGGCGTGTAGTGGCGGAAGGTCGCTGCACAGGAGGTGGAATATGAGAGGTCTCGTCAAGGAATTTAGGTCCTTCATTGCGAGAGGAAGCGTAATTGACCTTGCCGTTGCAGTAGTAATCGGGACGGCGTTCGGCGCTATTACTAAGTCCCTAGTTAAAGATATGATAATGCCGCCGATAGGCCTCCTTTTGGGAGGTGTCGACTTTAGCCAACTAGCTATCGTTCTCAAGGATGCCGCGCAGTATGAGACCTTACAAGCTGCGATTGATGCTGGTATGCCAGTATTGCGTTACGGCGTTTTCCTGAATACGGTAGTCAATTTCTTCATAATCGCTTTCGCTATGTTTATGGTCGTAAGGACACTAACTTTTCTTGAGGAGTGGCGTAAAAAAGAGGAGGAAGACCCNGCCTCGCCAGTAGCTCCACCGAAAGACATCCAGCTTCTCGGTGAGATGCGTGATCTCTTGCAACGACTTGTCGATAGGGGAGATCCTCAAGAAAGACGGCCTTCAAAGTAGCTTAGGACAAAGAGACAGAGGGCTCCTCAAGCGCGTAAAGGCTAAGGAACCGAAACGCGCCTTAAGAGACTCCCCAGGCAGAATACCTTTCAGGATTCGCAAACCTCTGGCCTAAATCAAGAAATCCTCTTGGCCCCCGGCGACCGTATTCGAAAGGATCGCTAGTTCCCTCCATCCAACGGTGAAGCCGAAATTCCATCTCTTCGAGCGCTTCTTTATATACGGTGGGATCCGAAGGACGCTGCTCCCACGGCTTGGGGTCTTCTGCAAGATTAATCATTTCTAAGGGATCATTCGCTAGGTCGAAAAGCCACGGCCCACGACGATTATCGAGCCATCGGGTGTAACTCCAACGTTCNGTACGGACAGCTCGCCAGGGTCCTACCCATTCCGTCCGGTCAGGCCAACCGTTCGCCATATTCTGCAAATAAACTGAATCAGAACCACCTGGGGTCAGTTCAGTGTCAACTGGTGCGGGTTTACCCNGCCATACATCTGATACGTCGCGACCTTGCAAGCCGTCTGGCAGGGGTATGTTGCAGGCGCCTAGCAGGGTAGGCATTAAATCTATTGTTCCCATAAATGAGGTACTCCGTGTCCCTGCCGGGGTTTGGCCAGGCCAACGAAGTACGAACGGTACGTGGGCTGATTCTTCATAAGGCGTAGCTTTAGAAGCGCGCATTGAAGGATGAAGCCACGTATCAAAAGGCTTGCCGTAACCATGGCTAGATAAGTGATCACCGTGGTCAGATGTGTAACACACAATAGTTGTATCCGCTATGCCAAGTTGATCTAAAGTCACCAACAAGCGGGCCATTTGGGCATCTAGGCCTGTGCAACACCCGTAGTAGTCAGCTATTTCCTTGCGGGCAAAATCCACCATTTGAGGAGGTACGTTTCCCGGTACATCCATGTCTTGGGGATTATAGAGGCGGTGCTCATCTGGATACTGTCCGTAAGGCCAGTGAGGAGGTCGCCAGGAAAGGAAAAGAGCGAAGGGATCATCGGGACGTTTATCAAGGTGCCGCTCCATGAAATTGATCGCAAGGTCAGTTTCGATCTTTGGCCCCCAACCCTTTCTCTCTGTCGGGCCTATTTCGTTTTCGAAGTAGGCAGGNTCAAAGTAACCCCCTTTCCTGTGTAGATCAGGCGCCGCAAGATATTCAATTCCGTAGCGATCTTCCTTCTGATAGGGTCCTTCACCTAAGTGGAAAGTACCGACGTGAGCCGTTCCATAACCGTATTCACGCAGAGTGGCTGGGAGTGTTGGGATGTCTCGTCTTGGAAGATATTCGTTGTCAATCACATGATTTTGCCAACCGTACCGCCCTGTGAGTAGCATTGCGCGATAAGGTGAGCATAGAGGATGGTTTGAGAACATTCGGTCACAAACCATCCCTTCAGTCGCAAGCTGGTCGATTGTGGGGGTTTGAACTACGTTATTTCCATTAGCCCCAAGTGCGCTGTAGCGTTGTTGATCTGAGAATACAAATAAGATGTTAGGGGGTTTCTCACTAGTCATGATGTTTCCTCT is a window of Trueperaceae bacterium DNA encoding:
- a CDS encoding sulfatase translates to MLHMADQPNIVLFLTDQLRADALGCYGNTICPTPNLDRFAANGMLFDNAFTTSPACSPSRASLMTGNYSHNHGVLLNTHIDPAFSRGLDPQTETFADVLKGAGYRTDYIGKWHVHETLPPTEYGFDRYEDRWGSRGDRVPGSEIAIDFPGGSVPVAATATTDAQKLFPAEAVTRGLEMINDRAVEANPFFLRIDVVEPHFECTPPEPFASLVDPKSIPPWPNFEETFEGKPMSHLRKHQEWHLEEYDWEWWSKVVAKYYGVISYVDACFGKLMEGLEESGLSDNTIVVFSTDHGDAMGSHKHFEKAGTLYDEVYRVPLIMGGPKRWVQPGKRKEFVRLLDLAPTFAEWAETEFSSPIDGLSAAPLAAGKTPEAWPDSVYAEYHGEVWGYNSQRMVRTENWKYGFEPNGLDELYDLKNDPHEMINLIDEAEHSGTVTEMRGRLHGWIDATADHFTWPWVKMNLPDPIMPKGITTPRKQGIESESQRNYANSIRQNKD
- a CDS encoding nucleoside hydrolase; amino-acid sequence: MVLDTDTYNEIDDQFALVHALLSPDKLEVEAIYAAPFFNERSDGPGHGMELSYDEILRLLERLGRSPENFVYRGSNDYLGPNSEPCDSEAVRDLIDRALGSPEDDPLYVVAIGAITNIASALLLEPRIANHIVVVWLGGHALNWPHTKEFNLYQDVPAARTVFDSEVPLVLVPCFGVTTHLTTTLTEIERYVEPFGEIGAFLASRFRETRDDHMGYSRVLWDMAPIAYLLNESWVSSELVQSPIVTDQVTWSVDRQRHLIRSASFVSRDPILRDFFQKLKSLSVP
- a CDS encoding molecular chaperone HtpG, coding for MTKGKGEKVSNEVPERTPFKAEIQKVLDILIHSLYTEREIFLRELLSNASDAIHRFKLESLTHKQVVSPELEQAIWIEPDSEAGTLTIRDSGLGMTQVEMEQNLGTIAHSGASRFLEAMKELNQGKGTGGNEVIGQFGVGFYSAFMVADEVEVTSRSFRLDEEGAKWHSDGDGGYQLTTADIDSRGTEIVLKLKEDAKEFLEPTRLRQIVRAHSNYLAFPIYLPKVGDDEDDSSDKWDQANERVAPWRERPGSIESEKLTTFYQQLTFDSGEPLKSVHLSAEAPIQFHALLFIPSKRNHRLMQSQEDWGLXLYARNVLIEEGSKALLPPYLRFIEGVVDSEDLPLNVSREMVQASPILARIQSTLVSRIARELTTLAEEDEKGFGTFWDEFGVFLKEAVATDPTNKDKFVELLRFPSTQGETTTSLAEYTNRMGEDQDAIYYALGDNLEVLRRSAHLEPFEAQDFEVLLFTDTVDSFLAMSLPDYQEKPLKSVDDPELTLTKTDEESEEDSKEPEAPKDDAFARLIEKATAALEGRVQEVRESKLLVSRPARLVNAGGLPSSFERAQRMMDQNFTVAPKILELNRSSGLIQELSARLETNSDDNLVPLMLEQLLDAELLVEDLLPDPAAMAERMRELMAKSLQFQASDDGSEPAIKDEAAPETNKSDETEE
- a CDS encoding fimbrial assembly protein FimA produces the protein MDNTNAGPLVTTFSIVGYDPDVPAWGVAIASRFLAVGAQTCWTSPDAGVVVVQAHLNADNGTEGLRLLREGSSAPTTIERLMDADPHQDLRQIAMIDRSGTPATFTGNACTEWAGGALGKHCAAQGNMLFSGDGCAAMVDNFEKSTGNLTRRLVNALTIGDSVSGDARGRQSAALKVVRPPWDSPFDVFTEPTIDLRVDDHREPFQELARLLDLHELLYHPTTPNEHLEQTTTSISKVQDALASLGIYNESVTGILDDATVAALNQLKATHNLRNRMTPDSWIDQRVLTYLEDLAATSD
- a CDS encoding large conductance mechanosensitive channel protein MscL; amino-acid sequence: MRGLVKEFRSFIARGSVIDLAVAVVIGTAFGAITKSLVKDMIMPPIGLLLGGVDFSQLAIVLKDAAQYETLQAAIDAGMPVLRYGVFLNTVVNFFIIAFAMFMVVRTLTFLEEWRKKEEEDPASPVAPPKDIQLLGEMRDLLQRLVDRGDPQERRPSK